In Actinomadura citrea, a single window of DNA contains:
- a CDS encoding ATP-binding protein yields MPAGLVVLVGAPASGKTSFVRALIERRQIDAEAVVSSDEIRAELFGSPPAETESDAADAAIFAERDRRIAARLGTGRTAVAESTNVTPQARLRLIALATRFNAPVTVLRFDPDVTELLRQYTERGRTDLTTAQVRAYAAVMAQDAGADQLRSEGATTVHDVPGRRQGSTPVQAAALFSFA; encoded by the coding sequence GTGCCGGCAGGACTTGTCGTCCTCGTCGGCGCACCGGCCTCGGGCAAGACCAGCTTCGTCCGAGCGCTGATCGAGCGCCGGCAGATCGATGCGGAAGCCGTGGTGTCCAGCGACGAGATCCGCGCGGAACTCTTCGGTAGCCCGCCTGCGGAAACGGAATCCGACGCGGCGGACGCAGCGATCTTCGCGGAACGTGACCGCAGGATCGCCGCCAGGCTCGGCACGGGCCGCACCGCAGTCGCCGAGTCGACGAACGTCACACCGCAGGCACGCTTGCGGCTCATCGCCTTGGCCACGCGTTTCAACGCCCCGGTGACCGTACTGCGATTCGACCCGGACGTCACCGAACTCCTCCGGCAGTACACCGAGCGAGGCCGCACGGACCTCACCACCGCGCAGGTGCGCGCCTACGCCGCCGTCATGGCCCAAGATGCCGGGGCCGACCAGCTCCGCTCCGAAGGCGCAACCACCGTCCACGATGTTCCCGGACGTCGCCAAGGGAGCACGCCCGTTCAAGCCGCCGCGCTCTTCTCCTTCGCCTGA
- a CDS encoding TetR family transcriptional regulator: MAWDTAKTKRLILDAAVSEFAAYGPEAARMDRIAATAGVNKERIYSYFGNKRQMFAIVLTTELERLAMAVPLDEKAAGDLGEYAGQVFDYHRAHPHFVRLLHWEGLHTTEGEPVVAEEERTAHYAEKIAALARTQESGRLDTRLAPRELLYSVIVLAGWWFATPQLRRMLMPDLDNDPDGQRAALVRLVRHLSGDAK, encoded by the coding sequence ATGGCGTGGGACACCGCGAAGACCAAGCGGCTCATACTGGACGCCGCGGTCAGCGAGTTCGCCGCCTACGGGCCCGAGGCGGCCCGCATGGACCGGATCGCCGCCACGGCCGGGGTGAACAAGGAACGGATCTACTCCTACTTCGGCAACAAACGACAGATGTTCGCGATCGTGCTGACCACGGAACTGGAACGCCTGGCCATGGCCGTGCCGCTGGACGAGAAGGCGGCCGGCGACCTGGGCGAGTACGCCGGGCAGGTCTTCGACTACCACCGCGCGCATCCGCACTTCGTCCGGCTGCTGCACTGGGAGGGCCTGCACACCACCGAAGGCGAGCCGGTGGTGGCCGAGGAGGAGCGGACCGCGCACTACGCCGAGAAGATCGCAGCACTGGCCAGGACCCAGGAATCGGGGCGCCTGGACACCCGGCTCGCACCGCGGGAACTGCTGTACTCCGTCATCGTCCTGGCCGGCTGGTGGTTCGCCACCCCGCAACTCCGACGGATGCTGATGCCCGACCTCGACAACGACCCCGACGGCCAGCGCGCCGCGCTCGTCCGCCTCGTCCGCCATCTCAGCGGCGACGCGAAATGA
- a CDS encoding GNAT family N-acetyltransferase, whose translation MLVRWLNGGPGTREGIRAYFRHCREQWDTSGPLRAFGIRMGADEVLAGTIDLRFSGEGLAPGQVNVAYGQVEPENPASAAVARRAGFTPSKPTHGKDGTRFDWYIRDLHTAAR comes from the coding sequence TTGCTCGTTCGTTGGCTCAACGGCGGTCCCGGCACGCGGGAGGGCATCAGAGCGTACTTCCGGCACTGCCGGGAGCAGTGGGACACCTCCGGGCCACTGCGCGCGTTCGGTATCCGGATGGGTGCTGACGAGGTGCTCGCGGGCACGATCGACTTGCGGTTCTCAGGAGAAGGTCTGGCGCCCGGCCAGGTGAATGTCGCCTACGGCCAGGTGGAGCCGGAGAATCCCGCATCCGCCGCAGTCGCGCGGCGGGCAGGGTTCACCCCCAGCAAGCCGACGCACGGCAAGGACGGCACACGGTTCGACTGGTACATCCGGGACCTGCACACCGCCGCCCGGTGA
- a CDS encoding SCO6745 family protein, with translation MSHPLAKVHRMSELVEPIGAITFSEVPNEEFLALGMRSYWDGYFAGRAAPLGLAPAEVVHAVFYNFADGEVARHIPWVWGKITPQEALAVRERGSAAALRLRIGELADSAGLVRVADLATRAAVSAPTEGRALYAGLRALEVPEEPVARLWHAATLLREHRGDGHNIALVAHGIGGTEAHVLMALSLGMRAEEFGRIHHLPKAQLAAVVDGLRGRGLVDAAGGFTDAGREIKERIEALTDELAVQAYDVLSVDELDELIAGLEPIAVAVQATAS, from the coding sequence ATGTCGCACCCACTGGCCAAGGTCCACCGGATGTCCGAGCTCGTCGAGCCGATCGGCGCCATCACCTTCTCCGAGGTGCCGAACGAGGAGTTCCTGGCCCTCGGCATGCGCAGCTACTGGGATGGATACTTCGCAGGCCGGGCCGCGCCGCTGGGCCTGGCACCGGCCGAGGTCGTGCACGCGGTCTTCTACAACTTCGCCGACGGCGAGGTGGCGCGGCACATCCCGTGGGTCTGGGGGAAGATCACCCCGCAGGAGGCGCTCGCCGTGCGCGAGCGGGGCAGCGCCGCCGCGCTGAGGCTGAGGATCGGGGAACTCGCCGACTCCGCCGGTCTGGTGCGGGTCGCCGATCTGGCCACCCGAGCCGCGGTCAGCGCGCCGACCGAGGGCCGGGCGCTGTACGCCGGGCTCCGAGCGCTTGAGGTGCCCGAGGAGCCGGTGGCCAGGCTCTGGCATGCGGCGACGCTGCTGCGCGAGCACCGCGGGGACGGCCACAACATCGCCCTCGTCGCCCACGGCATCGGCGGCACCGAAGCCCACGTCCTCATGGCTTTGTCCCTCGGGATGAGGGCGGAGGAGTTCGGCCGGATCCACCATCTGCCCAAGGCGCAGTTGGCCGCCGTCGTCGACGGGCTGCGCGGCCGTGGGCTCGTGGACGCCGCCGGCGGGTTCACCGACGCCGGCCGAGAGATCAAGGAGCGGATCGAGGCCCTCACCGACGAGCTGGCGGTGCAGGCGTACGACGTGCTCAGCGTCGACGAACTCGACGAGCTGATCGCGGGGCTCGAGCCGATCGCCGTCGCCGTACAGGCAACGGCTTCGTAG
- a CDS encoding haloacid dehalogenase type II, whose product MGFDVGAIRVVACDIFGTTVDWRTGVARQVAAIAAERGVALEGGAFADDWRERYLPSMQRVSGGEREWVYLDTLHRESLDELLELRGVADAFDEGARRRLVRAWHRLPAWEDSVDGLAGLRERYVVAALSNGGFALLTNLVKGAGLPFDCILSAELARTYKPEPEAYLTAVRLLDVDPAEVLMVAAHKWDIDGAREAGLATAFLERPLEKGPSVTADRADDVESDLVVRGFGELAVLLEAGPRT is encoded by the coding sequence GTGGGCTTCGACGTTGGAGCGATCCGGGTAGTGGCCTGCGACATCTTCGGGACGACCGTTGACTGGCGGACGGGGGTCGCCAGACAGGTGGCGGCGATCGCTGCGGAGCGCGGTGTCGCGTTGGAGGGCGGGGCCTTCGCCGACGATTGGCGCGAGCGGTACCTGCCGTCGATGCAGCGGGTCAGCGGAGGTGAGCGGGAGTGGGTGTACCTCGACACGCTGCACCGGGAGTCGCTCGACGAGCTGCTGGAGCTGCGCGGTGTCGCGGACGCTTTCGACGAGGGCGCGCGGCGGCGGCTCGTCCGGGCCTGGCATCGCCTGCCCGCGTGGGAGGACTCGGTGGACGGCCTGGCCGGGCTGCGGGAGAGGTACGTGGTGGCGGCGCTGTCCAACGGCGGGTTCGCCCTGCTGACGAACCTGGTCAAGGGGGCGGGGCTGCCGTTCGACTGCATCTTGTCGGCAGAGCTCGCCCGCACGTACAAGCCCGAGCCGGAGGCGTACCTGACCGCCGTGCGGCTGCTGGACGTCGACCCGGCGGAGGTGCTGATGGTCGCCGCGCACAAGTGGGACATCGACGGCGCCAGGGAGGCCGGGCTCGCCACCGCGTTCCTGGAGCGTCCGCTGGAGAAGGGGCCCTCTGTCACCGCCGACCGAGCGGACGACGTGGAAAGTGACCTGGTCGTGCGCGGGTTCGGTGAGCTCGCCGTTCTGCTGGAGGCCGGTCCGCGGACCTGA
- a CDS encoding ABC transporter ATP-binding protein → MIRMLLRVLGHDHARPVRRTVALMTITAIVEGLSYALLVPVLRALFGSDPEDALPWLIAFGGAVTVYAVLRYVSDLFGFRAGTTLLRGMYHRLGDHLARLPLGWYSTGRVGEVSVLAGQGVLQTMGVIAHLLGPYISALATPATIVVVMLAFNWQLGLAALVAVPLVAAIQIWTGRSMAAGDADRHERDTEATGRVIEYLQAQPVLRAGGRSAQRFALLDDSLRELQRASRRTVLSVLPGMIGLTLVVQAMFTVLLVLGTYLALGGAIGAAEVLAILVLAARCADPLLSLADIGGKLRSARSELARLDAVLHTEPLPEAPEPIQPVGHGLELESVAFQHGDRTVFDDLSLSVPEGHRLAVVGPSGAGKSTLLQLLARFYDVDAGAVRVGGVDVRAIGTEALMAQISIVFQDVFLFDGTIEENVRLGRPDASEAEVRAAASAARLDEVIERLPGGWAAHVGEGGTLLSGGERQRVSIARALLKNAPIVLLDEVTSALDPVNEAAVHDGIERLMADRTVVMVAHRMRTVQRADRIAFLDGGRIVEEGRHDELLRRAGRYADFWNASLTPAAHD, encoded by the coding sequence ATGATCCGCATGCTGCTGCGCGTCCTGGGCCACGATCACGCCCGGCCAGTGCGTCGCACCGTGGCCCTGATGACGATCACCGCGATCGTCGAGGGTTTGTCCTACGCCTTGCTGGTTCCCGTGCTGCGGGCCCTGTTCGGCAGCGACCCCGAAGACGCGCTGCCCTGGCTGATCGCGTTCGGAGGCGCGGTCACGGTCTACGCGGTGCTGCGCTATGTCAGTGACCTGTTCGGCTTCCGCGCCGGAACCACGCTGTTGCGCGGCATGTACCACCGTCTCGGCGACCACCTGGCCCGGCTGCCCCTCGGCTGGTACAGCACCGGCCGAGTCGGAGAGGTGTCCGTCCTGGCCGGCCAGGGCGTGTTGCAGACGATGGGCGTGATCGCGCATCTGCTGGGACCCTACATCTCCGCCCTCGCCACCCCCGCCACGATCGTCGTCGTGATGCTCGCCTTCAACTGGCAGCTGGGGCTGGCCGCGCTGGTCGCCGTACCGCTCGTGGCGGCGATCCAGATCTGGACCGGCCGTTCGATGGCCGCGGGCGACGCCGACCGCCACGAACGTGACACCGAGGCCACCGGGCGGGTCATCGAATACCTCCAGGCTCAACCGGTGCTGCGCGCGGGCGGCCGGAGCGCCCAACGCTTCGCGTTGCTCGACGACTCGCTTCGGGAACTTCAGCGCGCGTCCCGCCGTACCGTGCTGTCGGTGTTGCCCGGCATGATCGGCTTGACGCTCGTGGTGCAGGCGATGTTCACCGTGCTGCTGGTGCTGGGCACTTACCTCGCGCTCGGCGGGGCCATCGGCGCGGCAGAGGTGCTGGCGATCCTGGTGCTGGCCGCCCGCTGCGCCGATCCCCTGCTGTCGTTGGCCGACATCGGCGGCAAACTCCGAAGCGCGCGCTCCGAACTGGCCAGACTCGACGCGGTCCTGCACACCGAGCCGCTGCCGGAAGCACCGGAACCGATCCAGCCGGTGGGCCATGGCTTGGAACTGGAGTCCGTCGCCTTCCAGCATGGCGACCGCACGGTGTTCGACGATCTGTCGTTGTCCGTGCCCGAGGGACACCGGCTCGCCGTGGTCGGTCCCTCAGGCGCGGGCAAAAGCACCCTCCTGCAACTGCTCGCGCGGTTCTACGACGTGGACGCGGGCGCGGTGCGCGTGGGCGGCGTGGACGTGCGCGCCATCGGCACCGAGGCGTTGATGGCGCAGATCTCCATCGTCTTCCAGGACGTCTTCCTCTTCGACGGCACGATCGAGGAGAACGTGCGGCTCGGCCGCCCCGACGCCTCCGAAGCCGAGGTACGGGCGGCGGCGAGCGCCGCGCGGCTGGACGAGGTGATCGAGCGGCTGCCCGGCGGCTGGGCGGCACATGTCGGCGAGGGCGGCACGCTGCTGTCCGGCGGTGAACGCCAGCGCGTCTCGATCGCGCGGGCCCTGCTGAAGAACGCGCCCATCGTGCTCCTGGACGAGGTCACCTCCGCACTGGACCCGGTGAACGAGGCAGCTGTCCACGACGGCATCGAACGCCTGATGGCCGACCGGACGGTCGTGATGGTCGCGCACCGGATGCGAACCGTCCAACGCGCCGACCGCATCGCCTTTCTCGACGGCGGCCGGATCGTGGAAGAAGGACGCCACGACGAGCTCCTCCGCCGCGCCGGCCGCTACGCCGATTTCTGGAACGCTTCCCTAACACCGGCAGCACATGACTGA
- a CDS encoding ABC transporter ATP-binding protein — MTTTDLAPTREQPPPSPDADDTVGRSVAGLLRPYRWSFAAVVVLQVIGAVAGLAPLLAVAELGRSLLAPGPIDHDHAWFVAIAGAAGLFVRLLFTAASSGIGHLLDGRVQLALRRRLAARLGRVPIGWFSRRRTGELTKVVGEDVSAVHPFIAHAPGELIAAFVVPLISLVYLFTIDWRLTLITLIPVTLAVAHVPLMMTPARLREEKQFDAAMAQIASSAVEFVQGISVVKAFGAAGRAHRRFRTATDDFVGVFYRFVRGLSVIAAGMQTVLSPPFVLLVVLIGGTALITTGGLPPADLLPFLLLGLGLTAPVEALIAHSFDDLQTARRAIGRIRNVLEVAPLPEPAHPIPPQGHRLELRGVRFGYQDDREVLRGIDLVLEPGTVTAIVGPSGSGKSTLVQLLPRFFDPTHGSVTLGGVDLRELSSHDLYRMVSFVFQDVRLLRASVADNIALAVPHADLDEVMHAARMANIHDRILELPHGYDTVLGQEAGLSGGETQRIALARALLADTPVLVLDEATAFADPQTEQAVRQALAALEGDRTILVIAHRLETVADAHTAVLLDHGSIVEQGRPADLLAESGKFAAFWQSKEYR; from the coding sequence ATGACCACGACCGACTTGGCGCCGACGAGGGAGCAGCCCCCACCCTCCCCGGACGCCGATGACACGGTGGGACGGTCCGTGGCGGGGCTGCTGCGCCCCTACCGATGGAGCTTCGCCGCCGTTGTCGTCCTGCAGGTGATCGGCGCCGTCGCGGGCCTGGCACCGCTGCTGGCGGTCGCCGAACTGGGGCGCAGCCTGCTGGCGCCCGGCCCGATCGATCACGACCATGCCTGGTTCGTCGCGATCGCCGGCGCGGCCGGTCTGTTCGTCCGGCTGCTGTTCACGGCCGCATCATCTGGAATCGGACACCTCCTTGACGGCCGGGTCCAACTGGCCCTTCGCCGGCGACTGGCCGCGCGGCTGGGACGCGTGCCGATCGGCTGGTTCTCCCGGCGCCGGACCGGCGAGCTGACCAAGGTGGTGGGCGAGGACGTCAGCGCCGTGCACCCGTTCATCGCCCACGCCCCCGGCGAGCTCATCGCCGCGTTCGTGGTGCCACTGATCTCGCTGGTCTACCTGTTCACCATCGACTGGCGGCTCACGTTGATCACGCTGATCCCGGTGACGCTGGCAGTGGCGCACGTCCCGCTGATGATGACCCCGGCCCGGCTGCGCGAGGAGAAGCAGTTCGATGCGGCCATGGCGCAGATCGCCAGTTCCGCCGTCGAGTTCGTCCAGGGCATCTCGGTGGTCAAGGCGTTCGGCGCCGCCGGGCGCGCCCACCGCAGGTTCCGCACGGCCACCGACGATTTCGTCGGCGTCTTCTACCGCTTCGTTCGCGGCCTCTCCGTGATCGCCGCCGGAATGCAAACGGTGCTGTCTCCGCCGTTCGTGCTGCTGGTCGTCCTGATCGGCGGCACCGCCCTGATCACGACCGGTGGCCTGCCCCCGGCCGACCTGCTGCCCTTCCTGCTGCTGGGACTGGGCCTGACCGCTCCGGTGGAAGCCCTCATCGCCCACAGCTTCGACGACCTGCAGACCGCCAGGCGCGCGATCGGCAGGATCCGGAACGTGCTCGAGGTGGCGCCGCTGCCGGAGCCCGCGCACCCGATCCCGCCGCAGGGCCACCGGCTGGAACTGCGTGGCGTCCGCTTCGGCTATCAAGACGATCGCGAGGTACTGCGCGGGATCGACCTGGTCCTCGAACCGGGCACGGTCACCGCGATCGTCGGGCCCTCGGGCAGCGGCAAGTCCACGCTGGTCCAGTTGCTGCCGCGCTTCTTCGACCCGACTCACGGTTCGGTCACCCTGGGCGGCGTCGATCTGCGCGAGCTCAGCAGTCATGACCTCTACCGGATGGTCTCCTTCGTCTTCCAGGACGTGCGCCTACTGCGCGCTTCGGTTGCGGACAACATCGCGCTGGCCGTACCGCATGCCGACCTCGACGAGGTGATGCACGCAGCCCGGATGGCGAACATCCACGATCGGATTCTCGAACTACCGCACGGCTACGACACGGTGCTCGGGCAGGAGGCCGGGCTGTCGGGCGGCGAGACGCAGCGGATCGCACTCGCCCGCGCCCTGCTCGCCGACACGCCCGTCCTGGTACTGGACGAGGCGACCGCCTTCGCCGACCCGCAGACCGAGCAGGCGGTACGGCAGGCATTGGCGGCGCTGGAGGGCGATCGCACGATCCTGGTCATCGCCCACCGCCTGGAGACGGTCGCCGACGCCCACACCGCCGTTCTGCTGGACCACGGGTCGATCGTCGAACAGGGCAGGCCCGCCGACCTTCTGGCGGAGAGCGGAAAGTTCGCCGCCTTCTGGCAATCCAAGGAGTACCGATGA
- a CDS encoding serine hydrolase domain-containing protein, with the protein MRNPLDPAKLSTAIENVHRAGMPGLFAEVRDGDQFWRGAAGAADLATGRPVTADMRHRIGSITKTFTAAAVLQLVDSGQIGLDEPIGRYLPKLVPGERGDAITVRMLINHTSGLAEYLPYAYPSLEAFPDLAECRPRSLDDHRLTRFDSTELIEMGVTAPAVGAPGGTPGLYSNTNYLLLGQLLEQVTGVAAEKYITQNVIERARLQGTEFPDGPQINGPHSQAYEAFFGMIDPPRDYSVFDMSYAGPSASLISTVADLNRFFGLLLAGEIVNPSSLAQMQRTVPVISQEGKVIEYGLGLYPMEVTGGGTFWGHGGTTWGSGALSMISGDGGRQMSVAVNLQRWNGLDSSGRPQPHPIDDALTAFYRVAMFG; encoded by the coding sequence GTGAGGAACCCGCTGGATCCCGCAAAGCTGAGCACCGCCATCGAGAACGTCCACCGCGCCGGGATGCCGGGCCTGTTCGCCGAGGTGCGCGACGGTGACCAGTTCTGGCGCGGCGCCGCCGGGGCCGCCGACCTCGCGACCGGCCGCCCCGTCACCGCCGACATGCGGCACCGGATCGGCAGCATCACCAAGACCTTCACCGCCGCCGCGGTCCTGCAACTGGTCGACAGCGGCCAGATCGGGCTCGACGAGCCGATCGGCCGCTACCTGCCGAAACTGGTTCCCGGAGAACGCGGTGACGCGATCACAGTCCGGATGCTGATCAACCACACCAGCGGCCTGGCGGAGTACCTCCCCTACGCCTATCCCTCCCTTGAGGCGTTCCCCGATCTCGCAGAGTGCAGGCCGCGGAGCCTGGACGACCACCGGCTCACCCGGTTCGACTCCACCGAACTGATCGAGATGGGGGTCACCGCACCCGCGGTCGGCGCCCCTGGCGGCACTCCGGGGCTGTATTCCAACACCAACTACCTGCTCCTCGGTCAACTTCTGGAACAGGTGACCGGTGTTGCGGCCGAGAAGTACATCACCCAGAACGTCATCGAGCGCGCCAGGCTCCAAGGCACCGAATTCCCGGACGGCCCGCAGATCAACGGACCGCACTCGCAGGCCTACGAGGCGTTCTTCGGCATGATCGACCCGCCGCGCGACTACAGCGTCTTCGACATGTCCTACGCGGGGCCGTCGGCCTCGCTGATCTCGACCGTGGCCGATCTCAACCGCTTCTTCGGCCTGCTGCTCGCCGGCGAGATCGTCAACCCGTCGTCGCTGGCGCAGATGCAACGCACCGTCCCGGTCATCTCCCAGGAGGGCAAGGTGATCGAGTACGGCCTCGGCCTGTATCCGATGGAGGTGACCGGCGGCGGCACCTTCTGGGGGCACGGCGGCACGACCTGGGGGTCTGGAGCGCTGTCCATGATCAGTGGGGACGGCGGGCGGCAGATGTCGGTCGCGGTGAACCTGCAGAGGTGGAACGGGCTCGACTCCTCGGGCAGGCCGCAGCCCCACCCCATCGACGACGCGCTCACGGCCTTCTACCGCGTGGCGATGTTCGGCTGA
- a CDS encoding TetR/AcrR family transcriptional regulator, with protein sequence MAGRRRWSTEEILDAAAELLRTSDAESFSVRKLAAVLGTDSSSLYRHFRSKTELLRAVADRFLLTAMDGYRPEGDWKQRIMTLALRVREAFGRHPQLAAVWGRYASGGTGSRMITEEMLQALRASGLPDEEIPASCHRIAVLVAALITSEAGVSALTPEEYEQGMELFRVTVLGADPERFPALAHFARDIRPLGVDRHAAFEEILAVQLAHIEAAICPNQQTGSEASANDRD encoded by the coding sequence ATGGCGGGTCGAAGGCGCTGGTCGACCGAGGAGATCCTGGACGCGGCGGCGGAACTGCTGCGCACGAGCGACGCCGAGTCGTTTAGCGTGCGCAAGCTCGCCGCGGTGCTCGGCACCGATTCCTCCAGCCTCTACCGGCACTTCCGCAGCAAGACCGAACTGCTGCGCGCGGTCGCCGACCGGTTCCTCCTGACCGCCATGGACGGCTACCGGCCCGAAGGCGACTGGAAGCAACGCATCATGACCCTCGCCCTGCGCGTGAGAGAGGCCTTCGGCCGGCACCCCCAGCTCGCCGCGGTCTGGGGACGCTACGCCTCAGGCGGCACCGGTTCCCGGATGATCACGGAAGAGATGCTGCAGGCTCTGCGCGCGTCGGGACTGCCTGACGAGGAGATCCCGGCGAGCTGCCACCGGATCGCGGTCCTCGTCGCCGCGTTGATCACCTCCGAGGCCGGGGTCAGCGCCCTCACCCCCGAAGAGTACGAACAGGGCATGGAGCTGTTCCGCGTCACGGTGCTCGGCGCCGACCCCGAACGCTTCCCGGCTCTGGCTCACTTCGCCCGCGACATCCGCCCTCTCGGGGTGGACCGCCACGCGGCATTCGAAGAGATCCTCGCCGTCCAGCTCGCCCACATAGAGGCCGCGATCTGCCCGAACCAGCAGACCGGCTCGGAAGCGTCGGCAAACGATCGCGATTGA
- a CDS encoding LLM class flavin-dependent oxidoreductase, which yields MKKIGFLSFGHWSDGAGSRTRSAADALLQSIDLAVAAEELGADGAYFRVHHFARQLASPLPLLSAIGAKTSRIEIGTGVIDMRYENPMYFAENAGAADLISGGRLQLGISRGSPEQVIDGWRYFGYEPSEGDTDADMARKHTEVLLTVLEGRGFAQPNPRPMFPNPPGLLRIEPHSEGLRDRIWWGSGSNATSVWAAELGMNLQSSTLKDDETGEPLHVQQRKQIEAYRQAWKDAGHQRRPRVSVSRSIFALTSDLDRAYFGRNADSGDHIGMIDENTRAIFGRSYAAEPDVLVKQLANDEAIQAADTLLLTVPNQLGVDYNAHVLENILTHVAPELGWR from the coding sequence GTGAAGAAGATCGGCTTTCTCTCGTTCGGCCACTGGAGTGACGGCGCGGGCTCGCGGACCCGGTCGGCGGCGGACGCACTGCTGCAGTCGATCGACCTCGCCGTGGCCGCGGAGGAACTGGGTGCCGACGGCGCCTACTTCCGAGTGCACCACTTCGCCAGGCAGCTGGCCTCTCCCCTTCCGCTGCTGTCCGCGATCGGCGCGAAGACCTCGCGTATCGAGATCGGCACCGGGGTGATCGACATGCGTTACGAGAACCCGATGTACTTCGCCGAGAACGCCGGGGCCGCCGACCTGATCTCCGGTGGGCGGCTGCAACTCGGCATCAGCAGAGGATCACCGGAACAGGTCATCGACGGGTGGCGGTACTTCGGGTACGAACCGTCCGAGGGCGACACCGATGCCGACATGGCACGCAAGCACACCGAGGTACTGCTCACGGTGCTGGAGGGCAGAGGCTTCGCCCAGCCGAATCCGCGACCGATGTTCCCCAACCCACCCGGGCTGCTGCGTATCGAGCCGCATTCCGAGGGGCTGCGCGACCGCATCTGGTGGGGCTCGGGCTCCAACGCCACCAGTGTGTGGGCGGCCGAGCTTGGAATGAACCTGCAAAGCTCCACGCTCAAGGACGATGAGACCGGTGAGCCGCTGCACGTCCAGCAGCGCAAGCAGATCGAGGCCTACCGGCAGGCGTGGAAGGACGCCGGACACCAACGCCGGCCGCGCGTGTCGGTCAGCCGCAGCATCTTCGCGCTGACCAGCGATCTGGACCGCGCCTACTTCGGCCGGAACGCCGACTCAGGCGACCACATCGGAATGATCGACGAGAACACCAGGGCCATCTTCGGGCGCTCGTACGCGGCCGAACCGGACGTGCTGGTCAAGCAACTCGCCAACGACGAGGCCATCCAGGCCGCGGACACGCTGCTGCTCACGGTCCCCAACCAGCTCGGTGTGGACTACAACGCACACGTCCTGGAGAACATCCTGACTCACGTGGCACCCGAACTCGGCTGGCGCTGA
- a CDS encoding cupin domain-containing protein — MRRYEAISGRSVGSERLWMGRTHVGPATSSGDHHHGEAETAIYIVSGRPVFVFAEGAEEVRVETEPGDYIFVPPYVPHREENPSPDEEAVVVIARSTQEGIVVNLPSLWANVERPTDP; from the coding sequence ATGCGAAGGTACGAGGCGATCTCGGGCAGGAGCGTGGGCTCGGAACGGCTCTGGATGGGCCGTACCCACGTCGGGCCCGCGACCAGCTCCGGCGACCACCACCACGGCGAGGCGGAAACGGCGATCTACATCGTCTCCGGCCGCCCGGTCTTCGTCTTCGCCGAAGGCGCCGAGGAGGTCCGCGTCGAAACCGAGCCTGGCGACTACATCTTCGTCCCGCCCTATGTCCCGCACCGTGAGGAGAACCCCTCCCCCGACGAGGAGGCAGTCGTGGTCATCGCCCGCAGCACGCAGGAGGGAATCGTGGTCAACCTTCCCAGCCTGTGGGCGAACGTCGAGCGTCCCACGGACCCCTGA